The Arachis ipaensis cultivar K30076 chromosome B05, Araip1.1, whole genome shotgun sequence nucleotide sequence CACCGAACAGCCATATTAATTGCTACTTAGAATAGTAGGGTGTAGTCCTATTACTTAGGGGCAGCAGAAGAGATTGACAATGAGAATAACAGTGGTGTCTTCGTATCCAATAACAAGAGGGTGGATAATATAGAAGGTATTCCAATGGCTTGAAGTAGAGAGAAATTACTGTTGAAACTATTAAAAAAGATTTATATGTTAATGTTTTAAATACGATAAAAGAAAATGTTGTCCAATCTATTGAGCGCTTTGTGCCAACATAACCGAGTGGGGCAGGATTTTTTTGGTATTGTTCATATTGACGAgcaaaattttcaaactttactaTATCACAAGTTTAGGGAGGTATATTACAACACGTAAAAGCTTATAGGGGCAAATTGCACCATGCACATAGTATATAAGGCCAGCTAGTAGTAGTAAGGACAGTGTTTACACTAGTTCATTTTTATGTGGAAAATGCAGTATTAGAAAAGAGAAAAGTAAGTGAAATTTAGGTTGCTGCAAATATTGACATGTTAGAATGGAAGTTATAAAATTTCTTGAAGCAGTTCTATGTTCAAGTAATGAGATGcattttagttttcttatttttttttccccATTAATGAGATATATTTCAATTCTGAAAATGACATCAGAATGAATTTATACATTTGCTAATAGATGAATGCAACTGATTTTAGAATTGTAATTCTCTCAAGTAAtctgttcttttgtttttctatgTATTTTGGAACAGGGGTTGGCTGACCATAAAGACTCATTGGGTGCTCCACTATGCCCTTGCCGGTAGAAACTTGTTCTTTTAACTAGTTTTCCCTCATAATTTCCGTCTTTATCCTGTAATTCTGGCTGTATGGTTTAATGGATAATTGAATTCATATTGgtgtttttttaagtttttaactcaAAATACTTGTGTTTTAGGCATTACGACGATAAAGCTGCTGAGGCTGCACAGGGCTTTTGGAACTGCCCATGTGTTCCCATGCGAGAAAGGTAGGAATATTTTTATAACTACTGGAACATATATGGCTCCTCTGGAATTAACTTATCAAGTTCAAAGATATATGTTTAGAGCAAGCAAGTTTTATTACAATAAGATATTGTCTATCTAAATTAGATTTAGGATTGTATTGATAAAGATTCAGTAAACTGCTTGTATGTCATTCTTGGCTGTGGTTATGCAGTGATTATGCTATGAAAACAGAAATATTTATCCATAAAACAACTGTATCAAATGCACAAGTATAGACTATAGCCATGCAGTTGGTTTGCTAAACCTAATATATTGAAGAATCAAGATGTAGGTCAAAATAAACTCTGCCTTAAACTGTTGTCACCGCATTCTTGTTTGGTCACATTAGTAACCTGGAGTTCTTTTCATAGTTTCTGTTTTGGTCACAAGCAGTGTTACTTTAGCTGTTCTGATTACTGATTAGTAATATGATGTTCTGATCCCCGGTGAAGTTTATGCTATAGAAGCCATCATATATTTTGTACTTTTGTTGTTCGTCAAGAAATGTGGATTAAAATATATGAAACTTACGAAACTTAGTTATGCCCCCCAAATGTCTCACCTTGATTTTTTGGTCACAACTCAGTTATTATCATTTCATTTGGCAGGAAGGAGTGCCACTGCATGCTCTTTCTCACTCCTGACAATGATTTTGCAGGCAAGGAGCAGGTAAGTACCTTAATTTCATTCGTTCTAATTAGGGATAGCAAAACTCCCTGAAACGTGGGGATCTCCGCGGGGACTGCCCCAAATGGGGATCTGAAGACGGAGAATTTTCTCCGTGGGAATGGGGATGGGGGTAAAATTCCCTCGAAGCAGGCGCGGGGATCTGAACAGGGATTTTTGCCCCGTCCCCACTAATCTCCGAATtactaaatttatttaaatatctttaataatttttttaatgtaaattTTTTAGTCATTTCCAATCTCTTCTCTCCATGACTATGgtgtgttattttatatttttagactTATAATCTTGGACAATACTCCATTTGTATGTTGTAAtaatattttgtgattttttagattttttattagaatttttatataagttATTAATATAAAGAGATGGAAAATAGGGTCTCCGCGGGAAATGGGATCCCCGCGGGGAATGGAAATGGGGGACAGTATTTCCCCCGCCCCCTGCCCTCCCCGTTGCCATCCCTAGTTCTGCCCTCCCCGTTGCCATCCCTAGTTCTAATTTTGATTTAGGTTGTCATGAATCATGATTACATCTTACTTTCTATGCTGTGTTCTTATTTCAGTTACTATGATTTCCCTCCTTGGAAGAGGTCTGTGTGTTGATTTAGAATACACATATATATTACAACCAGTTTTGCTGCTTTGCAGGCAATCACCTTGGATGAGATTAAAGAAGCAACAGCAAATATGTAACAAGCTATTTTTATATTTAGCTACTTGTTACAAATCTGTATCTCtaaaacaaacaagcaaaaggaaAAATGTAATAATGCCTACCCAAAATCATGTGTAATATTAATTTTTTGTTCTTTCTGAATAGTTACAATGTATTTGTCCTATCACAAAGCTCATTCATTTTACCACTTCATTCTTTTGGATCTGATGTTAAAGAGCAACTATACTTTTACACCCAGTTTTGTGTTATCTTTTTAGCACATAATGATCTGCTATTGCTAAACCGTCACAATCAAAGTAATCTATTTCGAATACCAAAAAAAAAGTAATCTATTTCAACCTTGGAGAATGTACATGAAAGCACCACTTTCATTCCATGCCATAAAAACTAAAGCATTACATGGTCACATAAGAACGAATAAATTTCCAATCTATAATCCTTGTCTCAGTATGCCTTAACAGAAGGATTTCTAGGAGCTGAAGCAGAACTACCTCCCCCACTCTTGCCACACTCTTGTTCGGTCCTCGAGGCGAAAGCGGCCAAGAACTTGTTATTCCACCATCCACTAGCAGAAGCAGGAGCCGTAACCGACACTGACACTGGACTCGACGCTGCTCTACCAC carries:
- the LOC107643977 gene encoding ferredoxin-thioredoxin reductase catalytic chain, chloroplastic, whose protein sequence is MTSHASSSAAAAFALPVSSATSSIRRRNPTLVRAQVEPSDKSVEIMRKFSEQYARRSGTYFCVDKGVTSVVIKGLADHKDSLGAPLCPCRHYDDKAAEAAQGFWNCPCVPMRERKECHCMLFLTPDNDFAGKEQAITLDEIKEATANM